A stretch of Fusarium poae strain DAOMC 252244 chromosome 2, whole genome shotgun sequence DNA encodes these proteins:
- a CDS encoding hypothetical protein (BUSCO:23718at5125) codes for MFGGSSNNSAGNKSESDSKSDKSPSPEPGSGLSAPAPIKTTDQAASGEKRSGNGSPPTRQDVGGPSDKKRRSSSVSSRASSLLASAKNSLNFSSQSSRSGGSEVSSQTSLQKLGKQDPALAVPQGQHNNSAGDSMPGPKSTFRVGVWEDRNKKCRRTMEDTHAFLYNFVQTPALNDASAKDKPEGDDLVSSDMVESDNGYFAIFDGHAGTFAADWCGKKLHIILEDIIRKNPNALIPEVLDQAFTAADAQLEKLPLKNSGCTAAVAVLRWEDRASNDRSAIKSAKPEEPIEMDKASDGVSNEEATKAINSKGKGSGRQRVLYTANVGDARIILCRGGKALRLSYDHKGSDEVEGKRIAAAGGLILNNRVNGVLAVTRALGDAYMKKLVTGHPYTTETIIQPDSDEFIIIACDGIWDVCSDQEAVDLVRNVEDPISASKQLVDYALNRFSTDNLSCMVVRLDQNKEAAVEAEGAASQVSEADKIVSETKQKIADGTAPAVGVSASSSAPQSDPPIAVQEGSFVPTSLDDIVTEEPPHVANPESDDVPILNKAAVLEARKDKPAEEKPVEEKEKPPGQE; via the exons ATGTTTGGCGGCAGTTCCAACAACTCAGCGGGCAACAAATCCGAGAGCGATTCGAAATCCGACAAATCTCCTTCTCCCGAGCCCGGCTCAGGCCTTAGTGCCCCTGCTCCCATCAAGACAACTGATCAGGCCGCGAGCGGTGAAAAACGTAGTGGAAATGGCAGCCCTCCAACTCGCCAGGACGTCGGCGGACCGAGCGACAAGAAGCGCAGAAGTAGTAGTGTCAGTAGTCGGGCCAGCAGTCTCCTGGCCTCTGCGAAGAACTCGCTCAACTTCTCTTCCCAGAGCAGTCGCAGCGGAGGCTCTGAAGTGAGCTCGCAGACATCTCTTCAGAAACTTGGCAAGCAGGATCCTGCCCTTGCAGTTCCTCAGGGCCAACATAATAATTCTGCCGGCGACTCCATGCCCGGACCCAAATCTACATTTCGTGTTGGCGTTTGGGAAGATAGGAACAAGAAATGCCGCCGAACTATGGAAGACACCCATGCTTTCCTGTACAATTTTGTGCAGACCCCAGCTTTGAACGATGCGTCAGCAAAGGACAAACCGGAAGGTGATGACTTGGTCAGTTCTGATATGGTTGAGTCAGACAATGGCTACTTTGCTATCTTTGACGGACATGCTGGTACATTTGCTGCCGATTGGTGTGGTAAAAAACTACATATTATCCTCGAGGATATCATACGCAAGAACCCTAATGCTCTCATTCCTGAAGTTTTAGACCAGGCCTTTACAGCCGCCGATGCGCAGCTTGAAAAACTTCCGCTGAAGAACAGCGGTTGCACCGCGGCTGTCGCAGTATTGCGCTGGGAGGACCGGGCCTCAAACGATCGATCCGCCATCAAATCTGCCAAACCAGAAGAACCTATTGAAATGGACAAGGCTAGCGATGGTGTATCCAACGAAGAGGCGACCAAGGCTATAAATTCAAAGGGCAAGGGTAGCGGACGGCAGCGCGTACTATACACCGCGAACGTTGGCGATGCCCGTATCATCCTCTGCCGAGGTGGAAAGGCTCTACGACTCTCTTACGACCACAAAGGTAGCGACGAGGTCGAAGGCAAACGCATTGCCGCTGCCGGCGGGTTGATCCTCAATAATCGTGTCAATGGCGTACTGGCCGTGACCCGTGCCCTCGGCGATGCTTATATGAAGAAGCTCGTTACGGGCCATCCTTATACCACTGAGACGATCATTCAGCCCGATAGTGACGAGTTCATTATTATTGCTTGTGACGGA ATCTGGGATGTATGTAGTGACCAGGAAGCCGTTGACCTTGTCCGCAATGTGGAGGACCCCATATCAGCCTCAAAGCAACTTGTCGACTATGCGCTGAACCGCTTCAGCACCGATAACTTGTCTTGTATGGTCGTTCGGCTTGATCAGAACAAGGAAGCCGCGGTAGAAGCGGAAGGCGCAGCGTCACAGGTCAGTGAGGCAGACAAGATTGTCAGCGAGACTAAACAAAAAATTGCAGACGGTACAGCGCCCGCCGTCGGTGTATCAGCATCCAGTAGCGCGCCCCAATCCGACCCTCCTATAGCTGTCCAGGAGGGCAGTTTCGTGCCGACTTCCCTGGATGACATAGTGACGGAAGAACCGCCCCATGTTGCAAATCCTGAGTCGGACGACGTGCCTATACTGAACAAGGCAGCCGTTTTGGAGGCTCGGAAAGACAAGCCAGCAGAAGAAAAGCCGgttgaagaaaaggagaAACCTCCTGGGCAGGAATAA
- a CDS encoding hypothetical protein (TransMembrane:1 (o767-784i)~BUSCO:5954at5125), whose product MSQDYFSGNGKGKARMQQETDSDGDHANAPNADSSRVQYMTVGNGMASEHAARLQNMLDIDSGYGGSVAGDTQRSMASPSTFDMSMHHDRPASGAVHQMWYNAHRATLGRSINKVLELLDNLREMNTSWPAHYPSVQRARRDSSEVPRPGLAHSHTGMDGIPSLPHPALKRSMTTVEDNSAESSRAAENRSTPEPRLVSPQIAQEFSVLKLDLKLGALHQTELVHSLEKSSIAALLDGKISTSIKHLVALRERIEDTASKVLITGDLNAGKSTFCNALLRRKVLPEDQQPCTAIFCEVLDARENSGVEEVHAVHKDAIYDRNDESTYDVFSLKELENIVIDNETYTQCKIYVKDSRSIDESLLNNGVVDIALIDAPGLNSDTTKTTAIFARQEEIDVVVFVVSAANHFTQSAKEFIWAAAAEKAYIFIVVNGFDVIRDKKRCEKMVLDQVAGLSPRTHKENSELVHFVSSNAIPVGPSPPGGPSGGGSSSGGSGDPGDGDDKGKGKDLDKVRDFEALEQSLRRFVLEKRARSKLAPARTYLLNILNDVNTLATVNQEVAQSELDRVTKELKELEPQLESSRRARSEVSDKVDANVEDTCKEVYDYTRNTLNSAILHSGSSHYDVPYPGIWSAFQYAEDLKEAMLSRIADSVANCEEYGRNKTVYGVNAIKQLGILHVGDEFQNLQFRPDVMFRRKRDALARQVDIPTEMTDFVDWTTLLQRQEKFAGTGMALTVAGAVVPRMIGMNTWMDQAVTATRILSNENLRQLIIPGILVAAVAASAYVLQQIPNSLPPRLATKISTQLAEMDYVHTNAARISSSVRKVLRIPADNLRVGLDQSLKDLSAKREETVKVKGESERASRYFLNLVRQSDDQRVKVEAVDLETPPPGMH is encoded by the exons ATGAGTCAAGACTACTTCAGCGGTAACGGTAAGGGCAAAGCCCGAATGCAACAAGAAACAGATTCAGATGGTGATCATGCCAATGCGCCAAACGCCGATTCTTCCCGTGTTCAATATATGACCGTCGGCAATGGTATGGCATCCGAACATGCTGCCCGCCTCCAGAACATGCTCGACATCGACTCTGGCTATGGTGGAAGTGTAGCTGGCGATACGCAGCGTTCCATGGCTTCCCCTTCAACATTCGACATGTCTATGCATCATGACCGGCCTGCGTCAGGTGCCGTTCACCAGATGTGGTATAATGCCCATCGCGCAACTCTCGGCCGCTCTATCAACAAGGTACTCGAACTTCTCGACAATCTCCGAGAGATGAACACATCATGGCCCGCCCATTACCCCTCGGTCCAGCGAGCACGCCGCGACTCCTCCGAAGTCCCTCGACCTGGTCTTGCCCATTCGCACACGGGTATGGACGGCATCCCATCTTTGCCTCATCCTGCATTGAAACGTTCTATGACTACTGTTGAAGATAATTCTGCCGAATCGAGCCGAGCCGCCGAGAATCGATCGACACCCGAACCACGACTTGTGTCACCCCAGATCGCCCAAGAGTTTTCCGTATTGAAGTTGGATCTCAAGCTTGGTGCTCTTCACCAGACTGAGCTTGTCCACTCACTTGAAAAGAGTTCGATTGCGGCACTACTTGATGGAAAGATTAGCACCAGCATCAAGCATCTTGTTGCCCTCCGCGAACGAATTGAGGATACCGCCAGTAAGGTTCTTATCACCGGTGATCTTAATGCCGGCAAGTCGACCTTCTGCAATGCTCTGTTGCGTCGTAAGGTCCTACCTGAGGATCAGCAGCCTTGCACTGCTATCTTCTGTGAGGTACTTGACGCAAGAGAGAATTCGGGTGTGGAAGAGGTGCACGCTGTGCACAAGGATGCTATCTACGATCGAAATGATGAATCAACTTATGATGTGTTTTCCCTGAAGGAACTGGAAAATATTGTCATTGACAATGAGACATATACCCAATGTAAAATCTATGTCAAGGACAGCCGAAGCATCGACGAATCCCTGTTGAACAACGGCGTGGTGGACATTGCTTTGATTGACGCTCCTGGCCTCAACTCCGACACAACCAAGACAACAGCTATCTTTGCTCGACAGGAAGAAATTGATGTAGTTGTTTTCGTGGTCTCCGCTGCCAATCACTTTACACAGTCTGCCAAGGAATTTATTTGGGCTGCTGCGGCCGAAAAGGCTTACATCTTCATTGTTGTCAATGGATTCGATGTTATCCGAGACAAGAAGCGATGTGAGAAGATGGTGCTGGACCAGGTTGCTGGACTGAGTCCCAGAACACACAAGGAAAACTCGGAACTCGTACACTTTGTTTCGAGCAATGCTATCCCTGTCGGACCATCACCTCCAGGCGGCCCTAGTGGTGGCGGAAGCTCGAGCGGAGGTTCTGGAGACCCCGGAGATGGTGATGACAAGGGTAAGGGTAAGGATCTTGACAAAGTACGAGATTTCGAGGCTCTTGAACAATCCCTGAGGAGATTTGTGCTCGAGAAACGCGCACGGTCCAAGCTCGCACCAGCTCGAACCTACCTCCTCAACATCTTGAACGACGTCAACACCCTTGCGACGGTCAACCAGGAGGTTGCTCAGTCAGAGTTGGATCGAGTGACTAAGGAACTTAAGGAGCTTGAGCCTCAGTTGGAATCCAGTCGAAGGGCACGTTCCGAGGTCAGCGATAAAGTGGACGCCAATGTCGAAGATACATGCAAGGAAGTTTACGATTACACTCGCAACACTCTCAACTCTGCCATTCTTCACTCTGGAAGCAGCCATTACGACGTACCTTATCCAGGTATTTGGAGCGCCTTCCAATATGCCGAGGATCTCAAAGAAGCCATGCTCTCCCGCATCGCCGATTCAGTGGCGAACTGTGAAGAGTATGGTCGCAACAAGACAGTCTATGGTGTCAATGCTATCAAGCAGCTGGGTATCCTGCATGTGGGCGATGAGTTCCAAAACCTCCAGTTCCGGCCTGATGTCATGTTCCGCCGCAAGCGCGATGCCCTTGCTCGCCAGGTCGATATTCCCACAGAGATGACCGATTTTGTCGACTGGACAACGCTACTGCAGCGACAGGAGAAGTTCGCTGGTACCGGTATGGCTCTGACAGTCGCTGGCGCAGTGGTTCCCCGGATGATTGGAATGAACACATGGATGGACCAGGCCGTTACAGCAACTCGAATTCTGAGCAACGAGAACTTACGCCAGCTTATCATCCCTGGTATTCTCGTGGCTG CTGTTGCTGCCTCGGCCTATGTTCTACAGCAAATTCCCAATTCTCTGCCCCCTCGTCTCGCCACCAAGATCTCTACTCAGCTGGCTGAGATGGATTATGTTCACACCAACGCTGCCCGCATCTCCTCGTCTGTTCGCAAGGTCCTTCGTATTCCTGCTGACAACCTTCGAGTCGGCCTCGACCAAAGCCTCAAGGACCTGAGTGCAAAGCGTGAAGAGactgtcaaggtcaagggtgAGAGCGAGCGTGCTTCTCGTTACTTCCTGAACCTTGTCCGCCAAAGTGATGATCAGCGCGTCAAGGTTGAGGCTGTAGATCTCGAGACCCCACCGCCCGGCATGCACTGA
- a CDS encoding hypothetical protein (TransMembrane:1 (o89-108i)~BUSCO:55174at5125), which produces MVTLTEVEDEHFQHGQAGPEIEEDDEDYSDTDSEISNESEYDPSDETLAERLYALRDIVPPTTRSWISGKASSVSSAAWSVLSFSGKGAWVITTSALFFGVPFALSFAEDQQLTAMEQEYSMRQSGSELLTAGTEQSTADQVGAALESKPAQPSL; this is translated from the exons ATGGTTACCCTTACTGAGGTCGAAGACGAGCACTTCCAGCACGGCCAGGCTGGTCCCGAGATtgaggaggacgacgaggatTACTCGGATACTG ATTCCGAGATTTCCAACGAATCCGAGTACGACCCTTCAGACGAGACCCTCGCTGAGCGACTATATGCGCTGCGCGATATCGTACCTCCCACCACTCGCTCTTGGATTTCCGGCAAGGCCAGCTCTGTTAGCAGCGCCGCCTGGAGTGTTCTTTCATTCAGCGGTAAGGGTGCTTGGGTGATCACCACCTCTGCCCTCTTCTTCGGTGTTCCTTTCGCCCTGTCTTTCGCCGAGGACCAGCAACTCACTGCCATGGAGCAAGAGTACAGCATGCGACAAAGCGGTAGCGAGCTTCTGACCGCTGGCACCGAGCAGAGCACCGCCGATCAGGTCGGCGCAGCTCTCGAAAGCAAGCCCGCCCAGCCTTCTCTGTAA
- the GDH1 gene encoding glutamate dehydrogenase (NADP(+)) gdh1 (BUSCO:2373at5125), producing MTAISANPVANVKATEASRGPSPQPTHFSVPLQNGNGGNGHRILRSATVGYIAPEFTGKSEQKKTVKSLIGAAGYVPEPQIDEQIEWFYENLGIDDVYFELESPDVISSHITSLYAAKVASFAREDKQEEIRLDMEANDHAIYIDTSVAGQTNIAGPRYEERLEAKYIDHPGTSKYRVETFRSPALLSPKSKATLRCYFVYQCRFATPPEETDPKETNLDLIADHGFLQKATVNTKQIYQDIIELAVNRAGPVIEVFDIEGTDEKRMVLAFRSRTAQGLFSALSDLYHYYGVTSTRKYLEQFSNGITVMSVYLRPATETTENADQFSWDESIDQISKEVSLLYCLPHNKFHNLFLDGQLSLQESVYAHSAWVFVQHFLNRLGPEYASLAELLDVKNNAQQALLSNLKRRLRSETFTPDYIYEIIQNYPGLVRALYASFANIHLVKDQEDPVKVVSSSLSVEVLSDDALKDKISKNVNNEHDEMVLTAFRVFNNAILKTNYFTPTKVALSFRLDPSFLPDVEYPKPLYGMFLVISSESRGFHLRFKDISRGGIRIVKSRNKEAYGINARSLFDENYGLASTQQRKNKDIPEGGSKGVILLDPKQQNRAREAFEKYIDSILDLLLPAETPGIKNPIVDLYGKEEILFLGPDENTAELVDWATEHARSRGAPWWKSFFTGKSPKLGGIPHDTYGMTTLSVREYVKGIYRKLELDPSTIRKMQTGGPDGDLGSNEIKLGNEKYTAIVDGSGVLVDPKGLDREELLRLAHGRKMIIEYDVSKLSAEGYRVLCDDVNITLPSGEVVNNGTSFRNTFHLRDTGAVDVFVPCGGRPASIDLISVNRLIKDGKSIVPYLVEGANLFITQDAKLRLEAAGCILYKDASANKGGVTSSSLEVLASLSFDDEGFVQNMCHDANGQAPQFYQDYVKQVQLKIQENARLEFEAIWREHEQTGTPRSILSDKLSVAITDLDEKLQHSDLWDNEKIRRSILEDALPRLLLEKIGLDTLIARIPDSYLRSIFGSYLASRFVYEFGSSPSQFAFFDFMSKRMAQIEK from the exons ATGACTGCCATCTCCGCCAACCCCGTGGCCAACGTCAAGGCCACCGAGGCCAGCCGTGGTCCTTCTCCCCAGCCCACTCACTTCTCCGTTCCTCTGCAAAATGGAAACGGAGGCAACGGTCACCGCATTCTGCGATCTGCCACCGTTGGCTACATTGCCCCTGAGTTCACTGGCAAGTCAGAGCAGAAGAAGACTGTCAAGTCTTTGATCGGCGCTGCTGGCTACGTTCCTGAGCCTCAAATTGATGAGCAGATCGAGTGGTTCTACGAGAACCTTGGCATTGATGATGTCTACTTCGAGCTTGAGTCCCCCGATGTCATCTCGAGCCACATTACCTCCCTCTACGCCGCCAAGGTTGCTTCCTTCGCTCGCGAGGACAAGCAGGAGGAGATTCGACTGGACATGGAGGCTAACGACCATGCCATCTACATCGACACCAGTGTTGCTGGCCAAACCAACATTGCTGGCCCTCGCTACGAGGAGCGCCTTGAGGCCAAGTACATCGACCACCCCGGCACAAGCAAGTACCGTGTTGAGACTTTCCGATCTCCCGCTCTCCTGAGCCCCAAGTCCAAGGCCACTCTCCGATGCTATTTCGTCTACCAGTGCCGATTTGCTACTCCTCCTGAGGAGACTGACCCCAAGGAGACCAACCTCGACCTTATCGCCGACCATGGCTTCCTCCAGAAGGCTACCGTCAACACTAAGCAGATCTACCAGGACATCATTGAGCTCGCTGTCAACCGAGCTGGTCCCGTCATCGAGGTCTTTGACATTGAGGGCACCGATGAGAAGCGAATGGTTCTTGCTTTCCGTTCCCGCACTGCCCAGGGCCTCTTCTCTGCCCTCAGTGACCTTTACCACTACTACGGTGTTACCTCCACCCGAAAGTACCTCGAGCAGTTCTCCAACGGTATCACCGTCATGAGTGTCTACCTTCGACCTGCCACCGAGACCACCGAGAACGCCGACCAGTTCTCTTGGGACGAGTCTATTGACCAGATCTCCAAGGAGGTCTCCCTCCTCTACTGTCTCCCCCACAACAAGTTCCACAACCTCTTCCTCGACGGACAGCTCAGCCTCCAGGAGTCCGTCTACGCCCACTCCGCTTGGGTCTTCGTCCAGCACTTCCTCAACCGATTGGGTCCTGAGTACGCCTCTCTCGCCGAGCTTTTGGATGTTAAGAACAACGCTCAGCAGGCTCTTCTCTCTAACCTGAAGCGCCGTCTCCGTTCCGAGACCTTCACCCCTGACTACATCTACGAGATTATTCAGAACTATCCCGGTCTCGTTCGCGCCCTTTACGCCTCCTTCGCTAACATCCACCTTGTGAAGGACCAGGAGGACCCCGTCAAGGTTGTTTCTTCCAGCCTCTCCGTTGAGGTTCTCTCCGACGACGCTCTCAAGGACAAGATCTCCAAGAACGTCAACAACGAGCACGACGAGATGGTGCTTACTGCTTTCCGAGTGTTCAACAACGCCATCCTCAAGACCAACTACTTCACCCCCACAAAGGTTGCTCTGAGTTTCCGTCTCGACCCCTCTTTCCTCCCCGACGTCGAGTACCCCAAGCCCCTCTACGGCATGTTCCTCGTCATCAGCTCCGAGTCTCGAGGTTTCCATCTCCGATTCAAGGACATCTCTCGTGGTGGTATTCGAATCGTCAAGTCTCGCAACAAGGAGGCTTACGGCATCAACGCCCGATCTCTCTTCGACGAGAACTACGGTCTTGCTAGCACTCAGCAgcgcaagaacaaggatatcCCTGAGGGTGGTTCCAAGGGTGTTATCCTTCTGGACCCCAAGCAGCAGAACCGTGCTCGCGAGGCTTTCGAGAAGTACATCGATAGTatccttgatcttcttttGCCTGCCGAGACCCCCGGTATCAAGAACCCTATTGTCGACCTTTACGGCAAGGAAGAGATCCTCTTCTTGGGTCCTGATGAGAACACTGCTGAGCTCGTCGACTGGGCTACTGAGCACGCCCGCTCTCGTGGCGCCCCCTGGTGGAAGTCTTTCTTCACTGGCAAGTCTCCCAAGCTTGGTGGTATTCCCCACGACACCTACGGCATGACCACTCTGTCCGTCCGCGAGTATGTCAAGGGTATTTACCGAAAGCTCGAGCTTGACCCCTCCACCATCCGCAAGATGCAGACCGGTGGCCCCGACGGTGACTTGGGAAGCAACGAGATCAAGCTCGGTAACGAGAAGTACACCGCCATCGTTGATGGCTCTGGTGTCCTTGTTGATCCCAAGGGTCTCGACCGCGAGGAGCTCCTTCGCCTTGCCCACGGCCGCAAGATGATCATCGAGTACGACGTCTCGAAGCTATCTGCCGAGGGTTACCGAGTTCTGTGTGACGATGTCAACATCACTCTCCCCAGTGGCGAGGTTGTCAACAACGGTACTTCCTTCCGTAACACCTTCCACCTCCGCGACACTGGTGCCGTCGATGTCTTTGTTCCTTGCGGTGGCCGCCCTGCCTCCATTGACCTTATCTCGGTCAACCGCCTCATCAAGGATGGCAAGTCCATCGTCCCCTACCTCGTTGAGGGTGCCAACCTCTTCATCACTCAGGACGCTAAGCTCCGACTTGAGGCCGCTGGTTGCATTCTGTACAAGGATGCCTCTGCCAACAAGGGTGGTGTGACCTCCTCCTCTCTTGAGGTCCTTGCCTCTCTGTCTTTCGACGACGAGGGCTTCGTCCAGAACATGTGCCACGACGCCAACGGTCAGGCTCCTCAGTTCTACCAGGACTACGTCAAGCAGGTTCAGCTCAAGATTCAGGAGAACGCCCGTCTTGAGTTCGAGGCTATCTGGCGCGAGCATGAGCAGACCGGAACTCCCCGATCTATCCTCTCTGACAAGCTCTCCGTTGCCATCACCGACCTCGACGAGAAACTCCAGCACTCCGACCTCTGGGACAACGAGAAGATCCGCCGATCTATCCTCGAGGATGCTCTCCCCCGTCTTCTCCTTGAGAAGATTGGTCTTGACACCTTGATTGCTCGCATCCCCGACTCCTACCTCCGAAGTATCTTCGGTTCCTACCTTGCTAGCCGCTTCGTCTACGAGTTCGGCAGCAGCCCCAGCCAGTTCGCCTTCTTTGACTT CATGTCCAAGCGCATGGCTCAGATTGAGAAGTAA
- a CDS encoding hypothetical protein (BUSCO:26318at5125), which produces MTRPSIVRADTIDLQDHHAPSAQDHSRSPRLAAGANSLGPHQAETIREISHDIADEQSRSPRVSLDNRNSLDEIDSFADELVANSSGSKTHAQGARENNDSTMIQDDALAVAQNGGMSSSDEGELDGDDDLDDDMMDKISSSPSIEDEDIDFEFVYALHTFVATVEGQANATKGDTMVLLDDSNSYWWLVRVVKDSSIGYLPAEHIETPTERLARLNKHRNVDLSAAMLGDTAEKKAQTFKSPIRFGRKTVTFTSPTYHDYTEIDDYSSDEEDIDNLFAGSTNSAKQDQQQKDQKKETRDPTISIVEDDSSEESARVEPLKPRLTKDKMTAESSKVDTVEEEDEGRDSEEMLYDSKAEGPSRSRNGTVRNTDSFFRDETVETKKITLTPNLLRDDNPSRASQDSTKDMKSRASLDKLDKELMSDKEKKKIQDKGRKEKDKKPSAIRSFFSRKDRKKSVDEDDESFGKRSMDIGSEPRDSESIEEVASPERQPQRSTSRLQKQVPRNEASPGKSEQSSTMELAAYLAESRVNDVSNVPPASMRIVNPETKETHEVPSNTHVAGNGSRVRASSATAQHDDTRALAKALGRSSSTGDEPRTTKTTKPRPLMDVDELSDSDDESVSQPTSRTTPEQSIEKKPEGGLRPQLPGAFPDSFDASAKQIPTTAEPREQQTRLSESPVHVSHVDGTRPPALEIDTSSQEGRSSSEVPSPELGPRDETSKDSSPTRSTKEPGWDDEKLRAFFDDGEHVRDLLMVVYDKSDVEPVGKDHPVVSGMFREQNAKLAEITTQLDNMLGDWLARKQRARGSL; this is translated from the exons ATGACACGACCGTCCATCGTCCGTGCCG ATACTATCGACCTTCAAGATCATCACGCTCCGTCCGCTCAAGATCACTCCAGAAGCCCACGTTTGGCCGCTGGTGCCAACTCCCTGGGCCCCCACCAAGCTGAGACTATTCGCGAGATCTCACACGACATCGCAGACGAACAGAGCCGCTCCCCTCGGGTCTCTCTCGACAACCGTAATAGCCTCGACGAAATTGATTCTTTTGCCGACGAGCTTGTCGCAAACTCTTCAGGCTCAAAGACTCACGCTCAAGGCGCTCGCGAAAACAACGATAGCACAATGATCCAGGACGATGCATTGGCAGTTGCGCAGAATGGCGGCATGTCGTCATCAGACGAAGGCGAGCTCGACGGCGACGATGACCTGGATGATGACATGATGGACAAGATCTCAAGTTCGCCTTCGATTGAAGATG AGGACATTGATTTCGAATTCGTTTACGCGCTCCACACGTTCGTGGCTACAGTTGAGGGGCAGGCAAACGCAACCAAAGGTGATACCATGGTTCTACTGGATGACAGTAACAGTTACTGGTGGCTGGTGAGGGTTGTCAAAGACAGTAGTATTG GATATTTACCCGCAGAGCACATCGAGACCCCAACAGAACGACTTGCTCGTTTGAACAAGCACAGAAACGTTGAT CTTTCTGCTGCTATGTTGGGAGACACGGCGGAGAAGAAGGCACAGACTTTCAAATCGCCCATCAGATTCGGGCGTAAGACAGTTACCTTTACTTCGCCGACCTATCACGACTATACCGAAATCGACGACTATTCAAGTGACGAAGAAGATATAGATAACTTGTTTGCCGGCTCAACTAATAGCGCCAAGCAAGACCAGCAGCAAAAAGACCAAAAGAAGGAAACCCGAGATCCCACTATATCCATTGTCGAAGACGATTCATCAGAGGAGAGCGCCAGGGTTGAGCCCCTGAAGCCCCGTTTGACAAAGGATAAGATGACGGCGGAATCTTCAAAGGTCGACActgttgaagaagaggatgagggcAGGGACAGTGAGGAGATGCTATATGACAGCAAGGCCGAAGGACCTAGTCGATCCCGCAATGGTACTGTCAGAAACACCGACTCTTTCTTTAGAGACGAGACTGTCGAAACCAAGAAAATCACTCTCACTCCCAATCTGCTACGAGACGACAACCCATCTCGAGCATCCCAAGATTCGACGAAGGACATGAAATCTAGGGCAAGCCTTGATAAGCTGGACAAGGAGCTTATGTCtgacaaggagaagaagaagatccaaGACAAGGGCCGGAAAGAGAAGGATAAGAAACCGAGTGCCATCCGAAGTTTCTTTTCCAGAAAAGACAGAAAGAAGTCGgttgacgaagatgatgaatcGTTTGGAAAACGATCGATGGATATCGGTTCGGAGCCTCGGGATAGCGAATCGATCGAGGAGGTTGCATCGCCTGAGAGGCAACCACAACGAAGTACTAGCAGGCTCCAGAAGCAAGTACCCCGGAATGAAGCCTCACCTGGAAAGAGCGAGCAGTCATCGACGATGGAGTTGGCAGCTTACCTGGCCGAGTCTCGGGTCAACGACGTGTCCAACGTCCCGCCAGCATCAATGCGGATTGTGAATCCCGAGACAAAGGAAACTCATGAAGTACCTTCGAATACTCATGTGGCGGGCAACGGCTCCAGAGTGCGGGCTTCCTCAGCCACCGCACAACACGATGACACAAGAGCGTTGGCGAAGGCACTTGGTCGCAGCTCAAGCACAGGAGACGAACCTAGGACAACAAAGACAACCAAGCCTCGCCCTCTGATGGATGTGGACGAACTGTCCGATTCTGATGACGAGAGCGTGTCTCAACCAACCTCTCGAACAACACCTGAGCAGAGTATTGAGAAGAAACCCGAGGGTGGTTTGCGGCCACAACTTCCCGGAGCATTCCCTGACAGTTTTGACGCAAGTGCCAAGCAAATCCCTACCACTGCAGAACCCAGAGAACAGCAGACCCGTCTATCAGAATCACCAGTGCATGTCTCGCATGTTGATGGAACACGCCCACCTGCGTTGGAGATCGATACGTCCTCTCAAGAGGGCCGATCGTCGTCTGAAGTGCCATCACCGGAGCTTGGACCCAGAGACGAGACATCCAAAGACAGCAGCCCAACAAGGAGCACCAAGGAGCCTGGCTGGGATGACGAGAAGCTGCGCGCCTTTTTTGACGACGGCGAGCATGTCCGAGATCTTCTCATGGTTGTTTATGACAAGTCGGACGTTGAACCTGTGGGTAAAGACCATCCGGTAGTGAGTGGGATGTTCAGAGAGCAAAACGCAAAGCTAGCGGAGATTACTACT CAACTCGACAATATGCTCGGAGACTGGTTGGCTAGAAAGCAACGAGCTCGAGGATCGCTATAG